A genome region from Stenotrophomonas maltophilia includes the following:
- a CDS encoding adenylate/guanylate cyclase domain-containing protein, translating into MALIEDMEGAVATIFSSAWDKREGRVVPDPEDLRLGNDAVEFSRATVLYADLHGSTNMVDTEEWWFSAEVYKAFLHCAASIIRAEGGAITSYDGDRVMGIWVGDRQTTPAAIAGLKINYAVNEIINPALKKQYPALNRTIKQSVGIDSSALRAARTGVRGGNDIVWVGRAANYAAKLTELDLEPKTWITADAFLYLLDEAKFGGQPKQLMWKEFSWTEQGGIAIHGSTWQWKV; encoded by the coding sequence ATGGCTTTGATCGAAGACATGGAGGGTGCTGTTGCGACGATCTTCAGCAGTGCCTGGGACAAGCGGGAGGGGCGCGTGGTTCCGGATCCGGAGGATCTGCGACTCGGCAATGACGCTGTTGAATTTTCGCGGGCTACCGTGCTGTATGCGGATCTCCACGGCTCTACGAACATGGTCGACACTGAGGAATGGTGGTTTAGTGCGGAGGTCTACAAGGCATTTCTGCATTGTGCTGCCAGCATCATCAGGGCTGAGGGTGGCGCGATCACTTCTTACGACGGTGACCGTGTGATGGGAATCTGGGTAGGGGATCGTCAAACGACACCGGCAGCGATTGCAGGTCTGAAGATCAATTACGCTGTGAATGAAATCATTAATCCTGCCCTTAAGAAGCAATACCCGGCATTGAACCGTACCATCAAGCAGAGTGTCGGCATTGACTCTAGCGCTCTTCGTGCTGCCCGCACTGGAGTTCGAGGTGGAAATGACATTGTTTGGGTGGGGCGGGCCGCGAACTATGCGGCAAAGCTGACTGAGTTGGATCTCGAACCCAAGACCTGGATAACCGCTGACGCGTTCCTGTATTTGCTTGATGAGGCGAAGTTCGGTGGCCAACCCAAGCAGTTGATGTGGAAGGAGTTCAGCTGGACCGAGCAGGGGGGCATCGCCATCCATGGTTCGACGTGGCAATGGAAGGTCTAG
- a CDS encoding TIR domain-containing protein, producing MATGLIDRFRSDGGRRLLAALSEARLLGGIGGLPEWLMDRGELLEVQAGESFVEQDGMDTEVFFIVAGSVDVVINGKIVNIRHTGDHVGEMAAIEPAQRRAATLVARELSVLLKVAESDFIEMADGHPIIWRRLAATLSRRLLQRNSLLAKPRNQVRVFVMSSVEALPVTRLLVQHFEHDPFLTVVWDHGVFRASNYTLDELEKQLELADFAIAIAHADDLVISRGDEWPAMRDNVVFELGMFIGFLGRKRAFLMEPREDKLKLPSDLAGLTTVSYRYVPGEDARARLAPACNQIRDIILAMGPRD from the coding sequence GTGGCCACTGGACTTATTGATCGGTTCCGCTCAGATGGAGGGCGGAGGCTGCTCGCTGCATTATCTGAGGCGCGACTGCTTGGCGGGATCGGCGGCTTGCCAGAGTGGCTCATGGACCGGGGGGAGCTGCTAGAAGTCCAGGCGGGCGAGTCCTTTGTCGAGCAGGACGGGATGGACACCGAAGTGTTCTTTATCGTTGCTGGATCCGTTGATGTAGTGATCAACGGAAAGATCGTCAACATCCGCCATACAGGAGATCATGTCGGCGAGATGGCTGCGATTGAGCCAGCTCAGAGGCGCGCAGCTACGCTGGTGGCACGGGAGCTCAGTGTTCTGCTGAAGGTCGCTGAAAGCGATTTCATTGAAATGGCAGATGGTCACCCGATCATCTGGAGGCGACTGGCCGCCACACTTTCGAGGAGACTTCTGCAGAGGAATAGCCTTCTGGCCAAGCCTCGCAACCAAGTTCGGGTGTTCGTCATGTCTTCGGTGGAGGCGCTTCCAGTCACCCGTCTATTGGTCCAACACTTTGAACATGATCCATTCTTGACTGTGGTCTGGGACCATGGCGTGTTTCGCGCGTCAAACTACACGTTAGATGAGTTGGAAAAGCAGCTCGAACTGGCTGACTTTGCAATCGCAATCGCGCACGCAGATGATCTTGTGATTAGTCGTGGAGACGAATGGCCTGCGATGCGAGACAACGTCGTGTTCGAGTTGGGTATGTTTATTGGGTTCTTGGGTAGGAAGCGCGCTTTCTTGATGGAGCCTAGGGAAGATAAGTTGAAGCTTCCGAGTGATCTTGCGGGTCTGACTACGGTTTCCTACCGTTATGTGCCTGGGGAGGATGCCAGAGCGAGGCTAGCTCCGGCTTGCAACCAAATTCGCGACATCATTCTCGCTATGGGACCAAGAGACTAA
- a CDS encoding adenylate/guanylate cyclase domain-containing protein: protein MGHSWKEDRAKKRIKSRYEEVRDVEIYDYKRDTSLESIPAKRAYRIHAAHLYIDIVNIDEILACTKDEGTTCHKRTLKFLNQHYRAVHRILEESNAKRVDFHNQRLHALVAKPYGEDEERQRVAKAVAIAKLVDEVLAETGDADEHIPNARVRVGIDSGLALAVNNGRRGGREPLFLGSPANHAAKCAGHASTEGIYLTNSARSVMGFPALDGDKDRSTRLTDEQIATCVDEAKLETSKDKIIKLWKEEQEETPIGSIEFSRPTPPLSDLDFDALTPGNSKNFEGVSVYADIDGFSAFVDQHLEENPENLVRTLHVVRSELDSVTHSDFGGRRVRFIGDCLHGMMIEGTAYTTDAEATVSTAVQCVGALRSSFLSAIEHLKSEGGDTGELGLAIGFEYGPLSLSRLGMKGERVRCATGRAVIASEAEQRICKGTESRIGPAAYKAGSDAVRTLFGNSRTADNLDYDAAVEELSASGDKVAKAALEDAYASSRPAVVPSLSQPLRPHSKLAHDERS from the coding sequence ATGGGCCACAGCTGGAAGGAAGACCGCGCGAAGAAGCGAATCAAGTCTCGCTACGAGGAAGTGCGGGACGTAGAAATTTACGACTACAAGCGCGATACCTCGCTGGAAAGCATCCCAGCAAAGCGCGCTTATCGCATTCATGCGGCCCACCTCTACATCGATATCGTCAACATTGACGAAATCCTGGCCTGTACGAAGGACGAGGGCACTACCTGCCACAAGCGCACCCTAAAATTCCTCAACCAGCACTATCGCGCTGTCCATCGCATTCTTGAAGAGAGCAATGCCAAGCGCGTCGACTTCCATAACCAACGACTGCATGCCTTGGTCGCTAAGCCTTACGGCGAAGATGAAGAGCGCCAACGGGTGGCCAAAGCCGTGGCCATCGCAAAGCTAGTTGACGAAGTCTTGGCGGAAACAGGGGATGCCGATGAGCACATCCCAAATGCACGTGTCCGCGTAGGTATTGATAGCGGCTTGGCTCTGGCGGTCAACAACGGTCGGCGCGGAGGCCGCGAGCCCCTCTTTCTTGGAAGTCCTGCCAATCACGCTGCCAAGTGCGCTGGACATGCCAGCACAGAAGGCATCTACCTCACAAACTCAGCGCGATCCGTCATGGGCTTCCCCGCACTGGACGGTGACAAGGACCGCTCTACCCGCCTTACTGACGAGCAGATAGCCACCTGCGTTGATGAAGCCAAGCTCGAAACGTCGAAAGACAAGATCATCAAGCTTTGGAAGGAAGAGCAGGAAGAGACCCCCATTGGCAGCATTGAGTTCAGCAGGCCAACGCCACCTTTGTCAGACCTGGACTTTGATGCTCTCACCCCAGGGAATTCAAAGAACTTCGAGGGCGTTTCTGTATACGCTGATATCGATGGCTTCTCTGCGTTTGTGGACCAACACCTTGAAGAGAATCCAGAGAATTTGGTCCGCACGTTACACGTCGTTCGCTCCGAACTGGACTCGGTCACGCACAGCGACTTTGGCGGACGCCGCGTAAGGTTCATCGGCGACTGCCTCCATGGAATGATGATTGAGGGGACGGCCTATACAACGGATGCAGAGGCGACTGTAAGCACCGCCGTCCAATGCGTCGGCGCCCTCCGCAGCAGCTTTCTGTCCGCTATTGAACATCTGAAGTCTGAAGGTGGAGACACTGGGGAGTTGGGTCTCGCGATTGGCTTTGAGTACGGCCCGCTTAGTTTGAGCAGACTGGGCATGAAGGGGGAGCGCGTCCGATGCGCAACGGGGCGAGCCGTAATTGCCTCCGAGGCAGAGCAGCGCATATGCAAGGGAACCGAGAGCAGGATCGGCCCTGCTGCATACAAGGCCGGATCGGACGCAGTTCGCACTCTCTTTGGCAACTCCAGGACGGCTGACAACCTTGACTATGACGCGGCTGTAGAAGAACTTTCGGCCTCTGGCGATAAGGTGGCAAAGGCGGCTCTTGAAGATGCATATGCCTCTTCGCGTCCTGCGGTGGTCCCGTCCTTGTCGCAACCACTTCGCCCACATTCGAAGCTCGCCCACGATGAGCGAAGTTGA
- a CDS encoding E2 domain-containing protein, with amino-acid sequence MSEVESLLRSVAPEFGATLSNGAGAVDATIEISLPSGKTRSFALLLTIHGYYVFVQEKKASPQLPQCCPDRHINPGGTFCLGWKDDSPSEVRDEAAARRWWSAVVRFLSRQINASYRRKWAGQEYDRAHGDAAVHQAAAEAAAEKLGPDFSGRARRGDFTVRLDEHLRGPRIELWGDGRRLARITKRGGSLVGGHTCCPCDPSGKIEISRCQDHAEHLENYISSYYLWRVSEDKFMDDLANQGVACCGTLISCGLRDAHSRLNQLTKPTAKPYVRRSKFYQPPKPSKRPRRAR; translated from the coding sequence ATGAGCGAAGTTGAGTCATTGCTAAGGAGCGTGGCCCCCGAGTTCGGGGCTACGCTCTCCAATGGAGCCGGTGCAGTAGATGCCACGATTGAGATCTCTCTCCCCAGCGGGAAGACTCGATCTTTTGCTCTATTGCTCACCATCCATGGCTATTACGTCTTTGTCCAAGAGAAAAAAGCCTCGCCCCAACTGCCTCAGTGCTGCCCGGATCGCCACATCAATCCGGGCGGAACATTCTGCTTGGGCTGGAAAGATGACAGCCCTAGCGAAGTCCGCGACGAAGCAGCCGCACGCCGATGGTGGTCTGCTGTTGTGCGATTTCTTTCTCGCCAGATCAACGCAAGCTACCGACGCAAATGGGCAGGTCAAGAGTACGACAGAGCCCATGGTGATGCTGCTGTCCATCAGGCAGCCGCTGAGGCTGCAGCAGAGAAGTTGGGGCCTGATTTCTCTGGTCGCGCGAGGCGGGGAGACTTTACCGTGCGCCTCGATGAGCATCTCAGAGGGCCACGCATTGAACTATGGGGAGATGGCAGACGCCTAGCACGGATCACGAAGCGTGGCGGATCATTGGTGGGAGGACACACCTGCTGCCCATGCGATCCGTCAGGAAAGATCGAGATTTCGAGATGCCAGGATCACGCCGAGCATCTGGAAAACTACATATCCAGCTACTACCTTTGGCGCGTTTCCGAAGACAAGTTCATGGATGATCTTGCAAATCAGGGCGTTGCTTGCTGCGGAACGCTGATCTCCTGTGGGCTGAGGGACGCGCATTCGCGCCTAAACCAACTAACCAAACCTACTGCTAAGCCATATGTCCGACGATCAAAATTCTACCAACCTCCCAAGCCCTCCAAACGCCCAAGGCGGGCGCGTTAG
- a CDS encoding Pycsar system effector family protein gives MTAAAAVFTTLFFTALGFSFRHLWNGSFPHLDGGTASLLYFRSIAQMRESEFRQACKSRSPEELADDLFNQCWRNSKILTCKFHSLRQAYIATLLAVVPWVALIILLPSPQRPG, from the coding sequence ATGACCGCCGCAGCTGCGGTCTTCACGACTCTATTTTTTACCGCGCTGGGGTTTAGCTTCCGACACCTCTGGAACGGCTCGTTCCCACATCTAGACGGCGGCACGGCATCATTGCTCTACTTTCGAAGCATCGCTCAGATGCGAGAGAGTGAATTTCGGCAGGCATGCAAGAGTCGGAGTCCTGAGGAGCTAGCAGATGATCTCTTTAATCAGTGCTGGCGAAATTCGAAGATCCTCACCTGTAAATTTCACTCTCTCCGGCAGGCCTACATAGCGACGCTACTCGCCGTTGTGCCATGGGTCGCGTTGATAATTCTCCTGCCATCGCCGCAGCGACCGGGATGA
- a CDS encoding helix-turn-helix domain-containing protein: MPAPQPTPTALGHRLRAARVAKGWTQAQLGEMLMGVDDSNTTAPRISRYERGMHKPDLETIEKLAGLLDLPAAYFLAASDVVAEAILLLSQLDAKKQKQALGLIKSLIDAS, encoded by the coding sequence ATGCCCGCTCCTCAGCCCACGCCCACAGCCCTCGGTCATCGCCTACGCGCAGCACGCGTTGCCAAAGGCTGGACCCAAGCTCAGCTAGGCGAAATGCTTATGGGCGTAGATGACTCAAATACGACGGCCCCTCGGATCAGTAGATATGAACGAGGGATGCACAAGCCAGACCTAGAGACCATCGAGAAGCTCGCAGGGCTTCTAGACCTTCCTGCGGCCTACTTCCTGGCGGCATCGGATGTTGTCGCTGAGGCCATCCTGCTGCTTTCTCAGCTTGATGCCAAGAAGCAGAAGCAAGCACTTGGGCTGATTAAGAGCCTGATAGACGCCTCATAG
- a CDS encoding ImmA/IrrE family metallo-endopeptidase, whose protein sequence is MDIAQHIADRSLTVSDVARRANLPVSRVSEIVSGDEASLSEIRKISKAIRVPLSSIGRPESTEDQSTSKLLLRQTIDQRARGMSSSLSIIGDQLNDILSVARLLPSNLNWLELFRGLAPHLENAENFAAIFRRAFAQLDDQVPFLGLATTLEELGVFVCYGRDPKIEGVSAIVEGHALILLAPRNFKARMLFTLAHEVGHLVARHDLLKIDFARLDEEVGGDRETAGLAEHRNEERFADAFAASLLMPRKGFLKALEAVRTHYRAKGPLGDVEILTTAIFFGVSFEVAARRCEGLGLLEPGGARALYQKISDEHGNPEKRARELGLREREGIQISTSPRLLEAAAKLVEREELSAGKAAELLNVPISYLFAANSK, encoded by the coding sequence ATGGATATTGCGCAGCACATCGCAGATCGCAGTCTCACGGTCAGTGATGTGGCCCGACGGGCGAACCTGCCCGTTTCCCGTGTTAGCGAGATCGTCTCGGGTGATGAGGCATCACTGTCGGAAATAAGAAAAATATCAAAGGCAATCCGTGTTCCGCTGAGCTCGATTGGGCGGCCGGAATCAACTGAGGATCAGAGCACTTCCAAGCTCCTGCTGAGGCAGACCATTGATCAGCGTGCAAGGGGCATGTCTTCATCTCTGAGCATCATCGGTGATCAGCTAAACGACATACTCTCAGTAGCAAGACTTCTGCCTTCCAATCTCAATTGGCTGGAGCTGTTCAGGGGCCTGGCTCCCCATCTCGAAAACGCAGAGAACTTTGCTGCCATCTTTAGACGGGCGTTCGCACAGCTGGATGACCAAGTTCCTTTTCTTGGTCTGGCAACTACCTTGGAGGAGTTGGGGGTCTTTGTCTGCTATGGAAGGGACCCTAAGATCGAAGGTGTTTCGGCGATTGTCGAAGGCCACGCACTGATCCTGCTTGCTCCTCGAAACTTCAAGGCACGGATGCTGTTCACCCTTGCTCATGAAGTGGGACACCTCGTAGCGCGCCATGACTTGCTAAAGATTGACTTCGCAAGATTGGACGAAGAGGTGGGTGGAGACAGAGAGACGGCTGGCTTGGCTGAACATCGGAACGAAGAGCGTTTTGCCGATGCTTTCGCGGCTTCTTTGCTAATGCCCCGGAAAGGGTTCTTGAAGGCGCTTGAAGCGGTTCGCACTCACTACCGAGCAAAGGGGCCGCTCGGGGACGTGGAGATACTGACCACTGCAATTTTCTTCGGGGTGAGCTTTGAGGTCGCCGCACGCCGTTGCGAAGGCTTGGGGTTGCTGGAGCCAGGAGGCGCTAGGGCGCTGTATCAGAAGATCTCAGACGAGCATGGAAATCCTGAAAAGAGAGCGAGAGAGCTGGGACTTCGGGAGCGAGAGGGGATACAGATTTCTACTTCGCCCAGGCTACTTGAGGCTGCTGCGAAGCTTGTGGAACGTGAGGAGCTCTCTGCCGGTAAAGCCGCTGAGCTTTTGAACGTCCCCATATCCTATCTCTTCGCCGCTAACTCGAAGTAG
- a CDS encoding DUF4062 domain-containing protein — translation MKVFISSLISGMEAERAAVKRAVERLGHAPIMAEDFGARPSSPQVACLGGVRESDLVILILGPRYGVPQAGGVSATHEEILEARNRKPILVFLQAGAEPEDSQVALINEVGGWEGGLFRQEFASPEDLEDKVTRAIHRHELAHAVAPLNPEELKARATRLLPALERGYGANTLQLAIASGPVSAILRPAEMEAPSLIAEIQQSALFGSHPIFDRAVGSRSRLEGEALVVDQDDGRRSGASVRLWPNGDLLISLPVPPPARGMGLPVVLEEDVASRLGGAVGYAAWLLSRIDPTERITHIVPAVRLSGDGGGAWRTRAEHEASPNSGQFPWRQGEHEEPVFLAPAHQVRQVLSMDARRVIEDFVVLLRRRWNQD, via the coding sequence ATGAAGGTTTTCATTAGTTCGTTGATTTCCGGGATGGAAGCCGAGCGAGCCGCAGTGAAGCGTGCCGTCGAGAGGCTGGGGCACGCTCCCATCATGGCGGAGGACTTTGGCGCTAGGCCCAGCTCTCCGCAAGTTGCTTGCCTTGGCGGAGTGCGAGAGTCCGATCTTGTGATCCTGATCTTGGGGCCTCGCTACGGTGTGCCCCAAGCGGGCGGGGTCTCGGCCACTCACGAAGAGATTCTGGAAGCGCGAAACCGGAAGCCGATCCTTGTCTTCCTGCAGGCAGGTGCGGAGCCGGAAGATAGCCAGGTTGCTTTGATCAATGAAGTCGGAGGTTGGGAGGGAGGCCTCTTCCGACAGGAATTTGCTTCCCCAGAGGACTTAGAGGACAAGGTGACCCGCGCCATTCATCGGCACGAGCTAGCTCATGCCGTAGCGCCACTGAATCCTGAAGAGTTGAAGGCTAGGGCAACTAGGCTCCTTCCCGCGCTGGAGCGGGGATATGGGGCGAACACGCTTCAGCTGGCAATAGCCAGCGGTCCCGTCTCAGCCATCCTTCGACCTGCAGAGATGGAGGCTCCCTCCCTGATTGCGGAGATTCAGCAGAGCGCTCTCTTTGGCAGTCATCCAATCTTTGATAGGGCGGTCGGTAGCCGATCTCGCTTGGAAGGTGAGGCGCTGGTTGTGGATCAGGATGACGGCCGCAGGTCCGGGGCATCGGTACGCCTCTGGCCAAACGGTGATCTGTTGATCAGTCTTCCCGTGCCGCCTCCCGCGCGTGGGATGGGGCTCCCCGTGGTATTGGAAGAGGACGTAGCTAGCAGACTGGGCGGCGCTGTTGGATATGCGGCATGGCTGCTCTCGCGGATCGATCCAACTGAGAGAATCACCCACATCGTGCCAGCCGTTAGGCTCAGTGGGGATGGTGGCGGCGCGTGGCGCACCAGGGCGGAGCATGAGGCAAGCCCCAATTCGGGACAGTTCCCATGGCGACAGGGTGAGCATGAGGAGCCTGTATTCCTGGCTCCTGCGCACCAAGTCAGGCAGGTACTGTCGATGGATGCGCGTCGAGTGATCGAGGACTTTGTCGTTCTGCTGAGGCGACGCTGGAATCAAGACTGA
- a CDS encoding H-NS family nucleoid-associated regulatory protein, with translation MTKPSLDSIASAKAKLAEELRKLEEQEVQLLQEQAADAFAEVANLVSQYGKSFSAKQRAEIVSLLGADVPKKAGGVKKEVAPKYWLPHTGETWTGRGRTPRAFAAWEGTSAYTTWKASHPNEKFPAFPG, from the coding sequence ATGACCAAGCCGTCACTCGATTCAATTGCCTCCGCTAAAGCCAAGCTTGCTGAAGAGCTGCGCAAGCTTGAGGAACAGGAAGTTCAGCTTCTCCAAGAGCAGGCCGCTGATGCCTTCGCGGAAGTCGCCAACCTCGTGTCCCAATACGGCAAGAGCTTCTCTGCGAAGCAGCGCGCCGAGATCGTCAGCTTGCTTGGGGCTGATGTCCCCAAGAAGGCGGGAGGTGTGAAGAAGGAAGTCGCGCCCAAGTATTGGCTCCCACATACGGGCGAAACCTGGACCGGTCGGGGTAGGACCCCTCGTGCTTTCGCTGCTTGGGAAGGGACTTCCGCTTACACGACGTGGAAGGCCTCCCATCCCAACGAGAAATTCCCAGCTTTCCCTGGATAA
- a CDS encoding tyrosine-type recombinase/integrase yields MPKTVKNFLQDFPFNPDADDALHLKGIRIGRFRIDELVITGREAAIHAQEILNAAMERSRRSRINAAGTRYLEPLSAGHPARLLSVEIKDYLGDRERRCLAQETIDSTARTLRLLQMTCGDIPVSRIDHPHIYRLWDLMRWSPPGLFSDPAYRGISYDEAIACGKELDVPQLAPATLERHRRFLVSFFNQLVKTKAIDASPMVAFAEIKKDLVTDPNKPERLFDEDDLKRIFDPKTFIPWASKYPHRWWLPMIGLYTGARINEVAQLKVADIVQESDVWCIRIQKTVDPDLAHRTRLRSRQSLKGKASIRTIPIPKPLLDAGFLDFMDDIRECGHPRLFPHLSAGVNRKTGETNARYSLAALSQFSRYMKDLGFPRGVGFHAFRHTIATELHHQNVLDEDIALITGHSVSKRVPVLHEAYFHKKPAVMRKKQIETLEKYRPAVVLPVYAKGQFKRCLKDKRRFYP; encoded by the coding sequence GTGCCAAAAACAGTAAAGAACTTCCTTCAAGACTTCCCTTTCAATCCAGACGCCGATGACGCGCTGCACCTTAAGGGCATCAGGATCGGGCGCTTCCGGATTGATGAGCTGGTCATCACCGGACGCGAAGCGGCCATCCATGCGCAAGAGATCCTCAACGCCGCTATGGAGCGCTCTCGACGCTCTCGCATCAATGCCGCAGGCACGCGCTACCTTGAGCCACTCTCTGCAGGCCACCCCGCCCGGCTTCTTTCCGTAGAGATCAAGGACTATCTGGGAGATAGAGAGCGCCGCTGCCTCGCACAAGAGACCATCGACTCCACAGCCCGAACCCTGCGGCTTCTCCAGATGACCTGCGGCGACATCCCCGTCTCACGCATTGACCACCCCCACATTTATCGCCTCTGGGACCTCATGCGCTGGTCACCTCCGGGCCTCTTCTCTGACCCCGCCTATCGAGGGATTAGCTATGACGAAGCCATTGCCTGCGGCAAGGAGCTAGATGTTCCTCAGCTTGCCCCTGCAACGCTTGAACGTCATCGGCGCTTCCTGGTCTCCTTCTTCAATCAGCTGGTCAAGACCAAAGCCATTGATGCGTCCCCCATGGTTGCGTTCGCAGAGATCAAGAAGGACCTGGTCACGGATCCCAACAAGCCTGAGCGCCTCTTTGATGAAGACGATCTCAAGCGCATCTTCGATCCCAAGACCTTCATTCCATGGGCGAGCAAATACCCCCACCGATGGTGGCTTCCCATGATTGGCCTGTATACGGGCGCACGCATCAACGAGGTCGCTCAGCTGAAGGTCGCCGACATCGTCCAGGAGAGCGATGTCTGGTGCATTCGCATACAGAAGACTGTGGATCCTGACTTGGCGCACCGGACCAGGCTCAGGAGTCGGCAAAGCCTAAAAGGCAAGGCATCTATCCGGACCATCCCTATCCCGAAGCCGCTGCTGGACGCAGGCTTCCTGGACTTCATGGATGACATCAGAGAGTGCGGCCACCCTCGCCTCTTCCCACACCTATCCGCTGGTGTGAACCGTAAGACCGGCGAGACCAATGCTCGCTACAGCCTGGCAGCGCTTAGCCAGTTCAGCCGCTACATGAAGGACCTTGGTTTCCCTAGAGGTGTCGGGTTCCATGCCTTCCGCCACACCATCGCTACAGAGCTCCACCACCAGAACGTCCTCGACGAAGACATTGCGCTGATCACCGGCCACTCTGTCAGCAAGCGCGTGCCCGTGCTTCACGAGGCCTACTTCCACAAGAAGCCCGCCGTAATGCGGAAGAAGCAGATAGAGACGTTGGAGAAATACAGGCCTGCCGTGGTGCTTCCGGTCTATGCCAAGGGGCAATTCAAGCGATGCTTGAAGGACAAGAGGAGGTTCTATCCATAG
- a CDS encoding phospholipase D family protein, translated as MTKLIEDQSELVKWVNDQDGDLDLAVAFWGHDASAFLGLAKTRRRVRIVLEISQGATNIKEVRKLLKMPQVEVKSYERLHAKAYISANEVIIGSANASAGGLGIVGFENKHWKELGIQTRSKEVTQQAKSWFDALWLAAEKISPSELDRIEKLQKVRAKLTPPMDWKAKDIFDSFKHHPEEWKDHNIWITVVTSELSEEQEALLEERQNQQPKVPVYAYAEWPSIPKDATIISFTWYTGEEFDTDYPLIYRTPGVAQKGMMQYVFPTELPGFEIGKLSKWEAATQKARDANLPRWKRRHGLRMPLQEFIEKYA; from the coding sequence ATGACGAAGTTGATCGAAGATCAAAGTGAGTTGGTCAAGTGGGTGAACGATCAGGACGGTGACCTGGACCTCGCAGTGGCATTCTGGGGCCATGATGCAAGCGCTTTCCTCGGCCTCGCAAAAACGCGGAGACGAGTGCGCATTGTGCTGGAGATCAGCCAAGGTGCCACTAATATCAAGGAGGTGCGTAAGCTTCTGAAGATGCCGCAAGTTGAAGTGAAGTCTTATGAACGACTGCATGCCAAGGCTTACATTAGCGCCAACGAGGTGATCATTGGCAGCGCCAATGCATCAGCCGGTGGATTGGGAATTGTCGGCTTCGAGAACAAGCACTGGAAAGAGCTAGGGATTCAGACGCGATCAAAGGAGGTGACCCAGCAAGCGAAGAGCTGGTTTGACGCGCTGTGGCTCGCAGCCGAGAAGATCAGTCCTTCCGAGCTGGATCGCATAGAGAAGCTACAAAAAGTCCGCGCCAAGCTCACCCCTCCGATGGATTGGAAGGCCAAGGACATCTTCGACTCCTTCAAGCATCATCCGGAGGAGTGGAAAGACCACAACATCTGGATCACCGTGGTCACCTCGGAGCTGTCTGAAGAGCAAGAAGCACTGCTAGAGGAGCGACAGAACCAGCAGCCCAAGGTCCCGGTCTACGCATACGCAGAATGGCCATCCATTCCGAAGGACGCAACGATCATTAGCTTCACCTGGTATACCGGCGAAGAGTTCGATACAGATTATCCACTGATCTATCGAACGCCGGGCGTTGCCCAAAAGGGCATGATGCAGTACGTCTTTCCCACCGAGCTTCCGGGCTTTGAAATTGGAAAGCTCTCCAAGTGGGAAGCCGCCACCCAGAAAGCCCGAGATGCGAATCTGCCTAGGTGGAAGAGACGGCATGGACTGAGGATGCCGCTACAAGAGTTCATTGAGAAATACGCCTAG
- a CDS encoding NYN domain-containing protein, which yields MAQPQESTVAVMIDCDNVAPEIVDFALLMAAQAGRVTLRRGYGNRTTLGNSWQEALVRQAFTPCLQFQYAAKKNTSDIALALDALEALFDQRADIFCLVTSDSDFAYLCRKLRERGATVLIVGEAKTPDALRNACDQFFEWSAQEASSPEPPDLQDPPHPADHTNEAKTTGSAPLPKRRPRFVIEAVSLLAGSTPEGKVSLNSLGSYLKRADSGFSPGIYGHSGLLNMVKTYDLLSLKQEENGQWSVSLSPKPETA from the coding sequence ATGGCTCAACCGCAAGAATCGACAGTCGCAGTAATGATTGACTGCGACAACGTTGCTCCCGAGATCGTGGATTTCGCGCTACTCATGGCCGCACAGGCCGGGCGCGTAACGCTTCGGAGGGGCTATGGCAATCGCACTACCTTAGGCAACTCTTGGCAAGAGGCCCTGGTTCGCCAAGCATTCACTCCATGCCTTCAGTTCCAATACGCAGCGAAGAAGAACACCTCCGATATCGCCCTAGCTTTGGATGCCCTGGAAGCGCTCTTCGATCAGAGGGCAGACATCTTCTGCTTGGTAACCAGCGACTCGGACTTTGCCTACCTCTGCAGGAAGCTCCGTGAGCGCGGGGCCACAGTTCTGATCGTCGGCGAAGCCAAGACTCCCGATGCTTTGCGCAATGCCTGCGATCAGTTCTTCGAGTGGTCCGCCCAAGAAGCCTCATCGCCAGAGCCGCCAGATCTTCAGGACCCGCCGCACCCTGCTGACCACACTAATGAAGCCAAGACCACAGGAAGCGCCCCGCTCCCGAAGCGTCGCCCCCGGTTCGTCATCGAGGCTGTTTCACTGCTTGCCGGTAGCACTCCGGAGGGCAAGGTTAGCCTTAATTCCTTAGGGTCCTATCTGAAGCGAGCAGATTCCGGGTTCTCCCCTGGCATCTATGGGCATTCCGGTCTTCTCAACATGGTGAAGACCTACGATCTCCTGTCGCTCAAGCAGGAAGAGAATGGGCAGTGGTCGGTGAGCCTGTCGCCTAAGCCAGAGACAGCCTGA